From the Bacillota bacterium genome, the window TGGGAAGCGAGTTCATCAAGACTGCCGGCCACTATCACCCGGTCAAACCCGGCACCAGGGTCACCTACCCCGAGGTGTATGAGGTTCTGTACGGAGCTGGCCATTATCTGCTCCAGAAGGCCGATACGGGTTCCGGGGATATCGTCGACGCAGTGTTCATCGAGGCTGAAGCGGGACAGCAGGTTGTCATACCACCTGATTACGGGCATATCACTATCAACCCGTGGGACCAGCCACTTGTGATGGCCAACTGGGTGGCTGCGGATTTCGTGTCGGAGTACAGCCAGATTAAGCGGTTCCGGGGAGGGGCCTACTTCGAGATCGCCGAGACAGCTGGTGCCTCACGGTTCGTGCCGAACAAGCGGCACGAAGGGGTGGCTCCCTTGCGCAGCCTGGAACCTAAAGATCTCCCGACGTTCGCCCTGATATCCGGTCACCCAATGTACCAGGCTTTCCTTCAGTCGCCAGACAGGTACCGCTGGCTTGTGGAGCCGGAGCGGTTCGTCGACGAACTCGAATTCATTATCAGCGCGCCGAACTAGGTTTTTGGTGGGTGAATCCAGCTTGAGAGAGCTCAACTGCGTAGTAGTGACCGGCCTGTCCGGCGCGGGCAAGTCCGAGGCCGCCCGGGCATTTGAGGACCTCGGGTTCTTCTGCATAGACAATCTCCCCGCCGGNNNNNNNNNNTCAAGCGGGTCGCGCTTGTCATCGATGTCCGCGGCGAGGAGTTTTTCGGCCAGCTCTCATCTGCCCTGGCCAACCTTGAGGACTCGGGGTTCGATTACCAGATTGTTTTCTTGGAGGCCTCCGAGGAGGTGCTGGTGAAGAGGTTCAAGGAAAGCCGACGCCCCCACCCGCTGGCGCCCGAGGGTGGTATCCTCGACGGCCTCGAGAAGGAGCGCGCGCTCCTTGCAGATATGCGTGCACGGGCCAACTACGTGATCGATACGACTAACCTGTCCGCCCGGGAACTCCGGGCGGAAATCTCTGCGAAGTTCGGAGATCCTTCGTCCGCTCCGAGGATAGGGGTCACCGTCGTATCCTTCGGTTTCAAGCTCGGCATCCCAAAGGATGCGGACATGGTTTTCGACGTCCGGTTTCTCCCCAACCCTCACTACGTGGAATCCCTCCGCCCGCTGACCGGGAATGCCCCGGAAGTCCGCCAGTACGTGTTGAGATGGCCCGTCACCAAACGCTTCCTGCACAGGGCGTTCGATCTCCTCAAGTTCCTCCTCCCAGAGTATGTTCGGGAAGGCAAGTCCAATCTGGTTGTGGCCGTGGGATGCACCGGCGGCAAGCACCGGTCGGTGACGATTGCAAACAGGATCACCGAGTACCTGAGAGAGGAAGGATACCGCGCCCGCGCGGTGCATAGGGATGTGGAAATCCCAATCCCGGAGACTCCCATAGACTGAGCGAGGTGAGACCGTGTGCATGTAGGCCCCAGGATAGTGGCCCTTGGAGGAGGCACCGGCTTGTCAACGTTGCTCCGGGGGCTCAAGGAGCTCACCGACAGCATAACAGCTATCGTAGCTGTTATGGACGATGGGGGGAGTTCCGGGCGACTCAGGGAAGAGATGGGCGTTCTCCCGCCGGGTGACATACGTGATTGCCTCGTGGCCTTAGCAGACGCTGAGCCGCTCATGAAACGCCTCTTCGAATACAGGTTCGATCACGGCACGTGCCTAGGTGGGCACAGTTTCGGCAACCTTTTTATAGCAGCAATGTCGGCCATAACAGGTGACTTCGAACTCGCCGTCAAGGAGTCCAGCCGAGTGCTCTTGGTCCGAGGTCGTGTGCTGCCGTCGACTCTGGACAGCTGTCAATTGTGGGCGAAACTGGTTGACGGCACGGAGGTGTTTGGTGAGAGCTTGATAAGCAAGAGTAAGGCCAGGATCGACCACGTCTACCTCGATCGCGACACATGTCATCCCCTCCCAGAGGCTCTCGACGCTATCGCGGAGGCTGATGTGATCGTTATCGGCCCGGGGAGCCTCTACACGAGCGTCATCCCGAACCTCCTGGTGCAGGGAGTCGCCGACTCGATCAGACGGGCGCGTGCGACCAGGGTATACGTGTGCAATGTCATGACTCAGCCGGGAGAGACCGACGGGTACAGTGCTCGTGATCACGTGGAGGCTATCATCTCCCATGCCGGGGATGGGCTCATTGACTGGGTCCTGGTGAACTCGGCGCCTATCTCCCTTGAGATGCAGGACAAGTATAGCCGGGAGAACGCATGGCCGGTTCGCTGGGACGCGGACTCCCTGAAAGAGCTCGGTCTTGGAGTCGTGGAAGCCCCCATGGCGAGTGAGACTGAACTGGTCCGCCACAATCCGCAGGCGCTTGCACGGGAGATCATCAAGCTTGCTGAGCGCCGACAGGGCTAGGCGTCAGCATGCGGTCAGAAGGCCCCCCTAGCCGAAGAGAAGCCTGCACGCAACGACAGCACCTGCGAACCCTGCAATGTCCGCCGCAAGCCCAACCAAGAGCGCATGTCGAGTTCTGGTCACGCCCACCGAGCCGAAGTACACTGCCAGAATATACAGGGTAGTGTCGCTTGACCCCTGCATGGTGCAGGCTAAGCGGCCCACGAACGAATCTGGCCCATGCGCTTGGAGTATCCCCGCTAGCATCGCAAGAGAACCCGAGCCGGATATGGGCCGAAGAAGGGCGAGGCCGATCAGGTCCGGGTTGATTCCCATCGCCCCGGCCACCGGGCCTAGAACCCTGCTGGCTAGGGCCAGTGCCCCAGATTCCCTGAGCAAGCTCACAGCGATGAAGATTGCGATGAGATAGGGGACGAGTCTGGCCGCGACGAGAAGCCCTTCCGACGCGCCCTCGATGAAGAGATCATACACCTTGAGCCCTTTAGCCGCACCGATGAGGGGTATGCCGAGCAGAAACGCCGGCACCAGCCAGACCGAAACACGGGTTATCAGCTCAACGCCTGCCTGCACCTACATCACCCCCCCGTCTGACCTGCCGGCCTCGGCGCCGTCTAGCGCTGTGTCTGGCTGCCGCGTCCAGGAGAATGGCAACTCCGGTGGAGCAGCATGTGGCAAATATCGTGGTCCCAATCACTTCTGCTGGGCTTGCTGAGCCTAGCTGGGCGCGAAGCGCTACGACTGTGCTGGGAACCAGGGTCACACTGGAGGCGGTTATGGCCAGGAACGTGCACATGGGGTCCGTGGCTGTGTCGGTCTGCCCGCCGGCCTCCCACATTTGCCGCATCGCACGCAACCCCAAGGGCGTGGCGGCGCTCCCCAGTCCCAGGAGGTTTGCACCCACGCTCATGGCGATGGACGATAACGCGGGCGACCTGCGCGGAAGGTCAGGGAAGAGGGGAGCGATGACCGGTCTCGCCAAGGCGGCGATAGCATCCATGACGCCAGCGCGCTCGGCGATCCGGGCGAGGCCCGACCAGAGTGCTATTGACCCGGCGAGACCCAGAGCCAACTGGACTGCCTCACGGGAGGCACTCAGGGCTGCACCTGTGATGAGCTGAGGGTCGCCAGTACTAGCACCCACCAGAATGCCCACCGCCAGCATACCGATCCATATGATGCTCATCATGGTCCAAACCACCCCGGACATGTGAAATGTGAAGGACGGCCCAGTGCCTTCCTGCTAGTCTATGCCCGAGAACCGGTCCGGCATTCTCAGGGCACGCTCCGAGATGGGGCTGGCCTGGCACTCCATTCTTGAAGGGAATCGGCCTTCAGTGGGGAATATGACCCATGAGGCGTCCTGCGCAGGTGGGGGTGACTGCCCGGTGGAGTTCTACGACCGCACCAAGGAGGAACTGGTACGGGTTATGCCCGCCCGGGATTGCTGTAGGATTGCGGAACTCTCCGCCCTGGTCAAGACGGATGGTACCATTGAGGTATCCGAGGGAAGCCTGTCGCTGGTGCTCGCCGATTCCAACGCTGCAGTGGCCCGCAAGATAGTCGCTCTGCTGCGCGAAGTTGGTGGGTCCGATGTCGAGGTTACCGTCAGGAAGGGCAGGACGCTCAGGCGCGGAAACACATATCTCGTCAGGATTCCCAAAGAAGCCGATGCTGTGTCACTCCTCGAGCGGCTTGGCATATGGGGTGACGGTGGCATAGAGTCCGGAATCCCGAGGAGCGTGGTTCGGCAGCGGTGCTGCAAGCGGTCATATGTCCGCGGGGCTTTTCTTGGTGCAGGTTATGTCAGTGAGCCGGGACGCGGGTATCATCTGGAAATCGCCGTCGACGACAGGCCGTACGGCGAGGCCATTGCCAAGCTCCTCCAGGAGTTCGACATACACCCCCGAATAATCGAAAGACGCGATCACTCGGTGGTATATCTCAAGGATAGTGATGATGTGGTCGAACTCCTCAGGGTGATGGAGGCCACCGGCGCACTACTGGATCTCGAAAACACGCGGATAGTCAGATCGATAAGGAACAATGTCAACAGGCTGGTCAACGCGGAGAATGCCAACGTTGCCAAGAGCGTTGAAGCGTCGTGCAGGCAAATACAAGATATTGAACTCATCACGGAGGCCATGGGCCTTTCGCGCCTCCCCGAGACCCTTGCTTCCATAGCCCGGGCCCGCCTGGACAACCCCGAGGCCAGCCTGAGTGAGCTGGGGGAGATGGTGCATCCCCCGATCGGTAAGTCCGGGGTGAATCATAGAATGCGAAGGCTCGCGCGGATCGCGCAGAGGATCCGCGATCGAGGTGAACCAGGATGCAGATGACTTACGAAATGTCTCTGAAGCAGGTTCAGAAACTTGTGATGACGCCGGAACTCCGGCAGGCCATCACCATTCTTCAGTTGCCCACAGTCGAGCTCCTGAAGTATGTCGAGAATGAACTCCTGGTGAACCCCGTTCTCGAGGAAACAGAGGCCGGCGAGACCGGGGACATGGCCTCCGGGTCCGATTCCCGCGCGCCACAAGGCGGGGAGGTAGACTGGGAAAGGTACTTCGGGGACGGAACGGATCTTGGGTACGTACGGGAGCCGAGAGACCCCGATCCCGAGGATGGGCCAGGTGACACAGTGAGGTGGGAGCCGACCCTCGCAGATCAGCTTCGCCTTCAGCTGCACATTGCATCTGGGTGTAGTGAAGTAAGGAGGATTGGGGAGTACCTGCTCGGGTGCATGGATGAAAACGGTTTCATCTCGGGAGACGGTGCGGATATCGCGGAGGCTCTCGGAGTCTCCCAGGAGGCTGTCGAGTCCGTTCGCCGTCTAATCCAGGGGTTCGAACCGGTCGGAGTGGGCTCGCGTGACCTCACAGAGTGTTTGGAAGTTCAGATAGATGCGTCCGATGCTTCGGAGACCACGCGGAAGCTCGCCCGACGGATTGTCTTACAGCACCTGGAGGACGTCGCCCGGGGCCGGGTATCCTATATCGCGCAGGCGCTAGGCGCAACCCCACAGGACGTTCAGGAAGCCATAGACCTCATAAGATCGCTAAATCCGAGGCCGGGGGCGAACTACCAGTCCGGACCGGACGTGCGGTACATCGTCCCTGATGTGTTCATCGAGAGGGTAGACGGTGACTACATCGTCCTGCTCAACGACACTGCCGTTCCCAGGCTTGTCGTAAGCAGGTTCTACAGGTCCATGCTCAGTGACAGGGGGGCGGATGAATCCGCAAAGGAGTTCATCAGGGAGAAACTCAACTCCGCGCTGTGGCTGATAAGAAGCATCGAGCAGCGGAGGAGCACCATACAACGGGTGACTGAGTCCATAGTCCGATTCCAGCGTGACTTCCTGGACTACGGCATCAAGCGGTTGCATCCCCTTACGCTCAGGCAGGTCGCTCAGGACATCGGAGTGCACGAATCCACAGTCAGCCGGGCTACGGTGGGCAAGTACGCCCAGACCCCCAGAGGGACATTCGAACTGCGGTTCTTCTTCGGGAGTGGTGTGTCCACCAGTGAGGGTGATGCGGCCTCGGCGGCGAGCATAAAGAAGCTCATCAGTGAGATGATTACCCGTGAGGATCAAAAGGCCCCGCTTTCGGACAGGGAGATCGCCGAGGCGCTCGGAAGGCAAGGGATATGCATCTCCCGGAGAACGGTCGCCAAATACCGGGAGGAGATGGCGGTGCCCTCGTCCGCGAAGAGGAAGAGGTACTGATAGAGGCCGCCGAAAATGTTGTGAGACAAGAAGGAGTTACGCGTTTGGTGTTGAAGAGGCCTGTTTGTTCCGCCGAGGTGGGACGCAATGCGACCTAGTGGGACGAAAGCCGTCCCAATGCACCTAGTCATGGGCGCGGGAGGGTGGTGCTACATAAGAGACGTCGTAGATGTCCAGCAGAGGGTTGCTCCTGAGCTGACCTCCACGATAGTCCTGCGCTACAACATCATGAGGCACGTGTTCTTCACCCAGCCTGTAGGAAGGAGAACCCTTGCCATCAGGATCGGTGAGTCCGAGCGCGTGATCAGGCGCGAGGAAGACGCCCTCCGGGAAGCAGGCCTCGTCGTCGTGTCTTCGGATGGCATTCGCCTATCGCGGGATGGGGAGGATATCCTCTGGGACCTGAAAGACTACGTGCGATCGCTTCTTGGCATGGGCGAGCTCGAGGACGTCTTGAGGAGGGGGTTTGCCCTGGAGCACGTGGTGGTGGTCGGGGGAGACTCCGATGTCGACCAGGGAGCCAAGAGGGAGATGGCGCGTGCGGCTGCCCGGGTCCTTCGGGAGGTTATCGCCGACGGCGATGTGCTGGCAGTCACGGGCGGGACCACCATGGCGGCGATTGCTGACGAGGCGGTCTCGGCGGGAGGCAAGCGTGACGTGGTGGTCGTGCCCGCCCGGGGCAGTCTGGGTGAGGATGTGGAGAAGCAGGCCGACACAGTGGCGGCTGCCTTTGCAAAGAAACTGGGAGGGGCTTACCGCCTCCTCAACCTCCCGGACGATCTGGGTGAGGAGTCCGCCGCGAGCGTGCTTGCGGAACCACGCATCAGAGAGGTCCTCGAGACTATCAGATCTGCCCGAGTGGTGCTGCACGGCATCGGGACCGCGCTCGACATGGCCAGGCGCCGGAACATGCCCGCCGAGAAGGTCCGGGAG encodes:
- a CDS encoding spore maturation protein — translated: MMSIIWIGMLAVGILVGASTGDPQLITGAALSASREAVQLALGLAGSIALWSGLARIAERAGVMDAIAALARPVIAPLFPDLPRRSPALSSIAMSVGANLLGLGSAATPLGLRAMRQMWEAGGQTDTATDPMCTFLAITASSVTLVPSTVVALRAQLGSASPAEVIGTTIFATCCSTGVAILLDAAARHSARRRRGRQVRRGGDVGAGRR
- the rpoN gene encoding RNA polymerase factor sigma-54; translated protein: MQMTYEMSLKQVQKLVMTPELRQAITILQLPTVELLKYVENELLVNPVLEETEAGETGDMASGSDSRAPQGGEVDWERYFGDGTDLGYVREPRDPDPEDGPGDTVRWEPTLADQLRLQLHIASGCSEVRRIGEYLLGCMDENGFISGDGADIAEALGVSQEAVESVRRLIQGFEPVGVGSRDLTECLEVQIDASDASETTRKLARRIVLQHLEDVARGRVSYIAQALGATPQDVQEAIDLIRSLNPRPGANYQSGPDVRYIVPDVFIERVDGDYIVLLNDTAVPRLVVSRFYRSMLSDRGADESAKEFIREKLNSALWLIRSIEQRRSTIQRVTESIVRFQRDFLDYGIKRLHPLTLRQVAQDIGVHESTVSRATVGKYAQTPRGTFELRFFFGSGVSTSEGDAASAASIKKLISEMITREDQKAPLSDREIAEALGRQGICISRRTVAKYREEMAVPSSAKRKRY
- the rapZ gene encoding RNase adapter RapZ, translating into KRVALVIDVRGEEFFGQLSSALANLEDSGFDYQIVFLEASEEVLVKRFKESRRPHPLAPEGGILDGLEKERALLADMRARANYVIDTTNLSARELRAEISAKFGDPSSAPRIGVTVVSFGFKLGIPKDADMVFDVRFLPNPHYVESLRPLTGNAPEVRQYVLRWPVTKRFLHRAFDLLKFLLPEYVREGKSNLVVAVGCTGGKHRSVTIANRITEYLREEGYRARAVHRDVEIPIPETPID
- a CDS encoding spore maturation protein encodes the protein MQAGVELITRVSVWLVPAFLLGIPLIGAAKGLKVYDLFIEGASEGLLVAARLVPYLIAIFIAVSLLRESGALALASRVLGPVAGAMGINPDLIGLALLRPISGSGSLAMLAGILQAHGPDSFVGRLACTMQGSSDTTLYILAVYFGSVGVTRTRHALLVGLAADIAGFAGAVVACRLLFG
- the whiA gene encoding DNA-binding protein WhiA; this encodes MTHEASCAGGGDCPVEFYDRTKEELVRVMPARDCCRIAELSALVKTDGTIEVSEGSLSLVLADSNAAVARKIVALLREVGGSDVEVTVRKGRTLRRGNTYLVRIPKEADAVSLLERLGIWGDGGIESGIPRSVVRQRCCKRSYVRGAFLGAGYVSEPGRGYHLEIAVDDRPYGEAIAKLLQEFDIHPRIIERRDHSVVYLKDSDDVVELLRVMEATGALLDLENTRIVRSIRNNVNRLVNAENANVAKSVEASCRQIQDIELITEAMGLSRLPETLASIARARLDNPEASLSELGEMVHPPIGKSGVNHRMRRLARIAQRIRDRGEPGCR
- a CDS encoding YvcK family protein; its protein translation is MALGGGTGLSTLLRGLKELTDSITAIVAVMDDGGSSGRLREEMGVLPPGDIRDCLVALADAEPLMKRLFEYRFDHGTCLGGHSFGNLFIAAMSAITGDFELAVKESSRVLLVRGRVLPSTLDSCQLWAKLVDGTEVFGESLISKSKARIDHVYLDRDTCHPLPEALDAIAEADVIVIGPGSLYTSVIPNLLVQGVADSIRRARATRVYVCNVMTQPGETDGYSARDHVEAIISHAGDGLIDWVLVNSAPISLEMQDKYSRENAWPVRWDADSLKELGLGVVEAPMASETELVRHNPQALAREIIKLAERRQG
- a CDS encoding glucose-6-phosphate isomerase, which gives rise to MVDLSLAAGLPISLGDDSKLIFGPGLPEVAPVARKSTDMADLWYQPDRVTEAEIYHMYRDVHMPEHTKLIRERGLRYDVTIILPGKMGSEFIKTAGHYHPVKPGTRVTYPEVYEVLYGAGHYLLQKADTGSGDIVDAVFIEAEAGQQVVIPPDYGHITINPWDQPLVMANWVAADFVSEYSQIKRFRGGAYFEIAETAGASRFVPNKRHEGVAPLRSLEPKDLPTFALISGHPMYQAFLQSPDRYRWLVEPERFVDELEFIISAPN